The following are encoded together in the Robertmurraya sp. FSL R5-0851 genome:
- a CDS encoding M48 family metallopeptidase, with amino-acid sequence MIHNYAGETISYNINVKKRKSIGISIDAYGNIEVQAPKGTPNDYVLQFIEEKWDWIQEKSKEMKDRALGPQEKVYDHGESFLYLGNTYPIQIFHDVSLTQNHVKFENHKLHIYVKELEEEIIRQALKRFYYQQCKTIVEKSIKSYQSNFKIKPKGVRINDSNRTWGTCDSNQQLTFNWKLSMAPQKVIDYVVVHEMCHMLHLNHDRSFWRLVGKMMPDYKEQENWLAFSSWKMTV; translated from the coding sequence ATGATACACAACTATGCAGGTGAAACGATCAGTTACAATATAAATGTTAAAAAACGCAAATCAATTGGAATTTCTATTGATGCTTATGGAAATATTGAGGTCCAGGCTCCAAAAGGAACACCCAATGATTATGTGCTTCAATTTATCGAAGAAAAATGGGACTGGATTCAAGAGAAGTCTAAGGAAATGAAGGATAGAGCGCTTGGACCGCAGGAAAAGGTGTATGACCATGGTGAAAGTTTTCTTTATTTAGGGAACACCTACCCCATCCAAATCTTTCACGACGTCAGTCTTACGCAGAATCATGTGAAGTTCGAAAATCATAAATTGCATATCTATGTAAAAGAGTTAGAGGAAGAAATAATCAGACAGGCATTAAAGCGTTTCTACTATCAGCAATGTAAGACAATAGTAGAGAAGAGCATCAAGTCTTATCAAAGCAACTTTAAAATAAAGCCCAAGGGGGTCCGCATTAATGACAGCAATCGAACGTGGGGAACTTGTGATTCTAATCAGCAGTTAACTTTTAACTGGAAGCTTTCGATGGCACCACAAAAGGTAATCGATTATGTAGTTGTGCACGAAATGTGCCATATGTTGCATTTAAATCATGATCGTTCTTTTTGGAGACTAGTTGGGAAAATGATGCCTGATTATAAGGAACAAGAAAATTGGCTAGCTTTTTCGAGTTGGAAAATGACTGTGTAA
- a CDS encoding bifunctional metallophosphatase/5'-nucleotidase: MNQNKYAKLTIVETSDTHGQIFPILYGTNTYESIGLAKIASYIRHLRRTEENLLLIDNGDSIQGTPLTYHYVKKQSHLPNPVILTFNQLHYDAAIIGNHEFNYGLSTLKQSVSEAQFPILSANILNNQTKEPFFGKPYTIKILPEGIKVAILGLTTPYIPNWEKAENIEGLEFEDAVVSAKKWIPHIKENEQPDLFVVSYHGGFERNLKTGEPTEAITGENQAYQLCHEVEGMDVLLTGHQHRLLADELNGVTIVQPGNFGAYMGQVDIEFTMDQNHKWKCLSKKASLVPVKEWKEDEEILRLILPYEEKTQAWLDQPIGHIQGDMIIKDPFLARIKEHPFVEFINHVQMEASNVDISNTALFSNHVMGLPTNVTMRDIVSNYIYPNTLMVIELSGQDIKDGLEKSATYFIVNDQGEIAVNPHFIDPKPQHYNYDMWEGIQYTIDVGKPVGERIVSLMKNGEALNLKQRYHVVMNNYRATGGGNYSMYKGKKVIREIQTDMTELLANYFSKNGIVKATVNHNWKVIQT; the protein is encoded by the coding sequence ATGAATCAGAATAAATACGCAAAACTTACGATAGTAGAAACTAGTGATACCCACGGACAGATCTTCCCTATTTTATATGGAACCAATACATACGAATCCATTGGTTTAGCCAAAATCGCTTCCTATATCCGACACCTCCGTAGAACGGAAGAAAACCTCCTTCTCATTGATAATGGTGATAGCATTCAAGGTACACCATTAACCTATCACTATGTAAAAAAGCAAAGTCATCTACCCAATCCCGTGATTCTAACTTTTAACCAACTACATTATGATGCAGCTATCATTGGAAACCACGAGTTCAACTATGGCCTGTCTACTTTAAAACAAAGCGTCTCTGAAGCTCAATTTCCCATTTTATCTGCCAATATACTTAACAATCAAACAAAAGAACCCTTTTTTGGAAAACCCTACACCATAAAAATACTCCCAGAAGGCATAAAGGTGGCCATTTTAGGTTTAACCACCCCTTATATCCCAAACTGGGAAAAAGCAGAAAATATAGAAGGATTAGAATTTGAGGATGCTGTGGTAAGCGCTAAAAAGTGGATTCCTCACATTAAGGAAAACGAACAACCTGATCTTTTCGTTGTTTCCTATCATGGCGGCTTTGAAAGAAACCTAAAAACGGGAGAACCAACCGAAGCAATCACAGGTGAAAACCAAGCCTATCAACTATGCCATGAAGTAGAAGGTATGGATGTGTTATTAACGGGACATCAACACCGCTTGTTGGCCGATGAGCTAAACGGTGTAACCATCGTTCAACCTGGAAACTTTGGAGCTTATATGGGGCAGGTTGATATAGAGTTTACCATGGATCAAAATCATAAATGGAAGTGTCTTTCTAAAAAAGCCTCTCTTGTTCCGGTTAAGGAATGGAAAGAAGATGAGGAGATATTGCGATTGATTCTACCTTACGAAGAGAAAACGCAAGCATGGCTCGATCAACCCATCGGACATATTCAAGGAGATATGATCATAAAAGATCCCTTTCTTGCTCGTATAAAAGAACATCCTTTCGTAGAATTTATCAACCATGTACAGATGGAAGCAAGTAACGTTGATATCTCAAACACGGCTCTGTTCAGTAATCATGTCATGGGCCTTCCAACAAACGTAACGATGAGAGATATTGTTTCAAATTATATCTATCCAAATACGTTGATGGTCATAGAGCTATCAGGTCAGGATATAAAGGACGGATTAGAAAAAAGCGCCACTTATTTTATTGTGAACGATCAGGGAGAAATAGCCGTGAATCCCCATTTCATTGACCCAAAGCCACAGCATTATAATTACGATATGTGGGAAGGTATTCAATACACAATCGACGTGGGAAAACCAGTTGGTGAACGGATTGTTTCTCTTATGAAGAATGGGGAAGCTTTGAACCTGAAGCAAAGGTATCACGTGGTCATGAATAATTATCGAGCCACCGGTGGAGGAAACTATTCTATGTATAAAGGAAAGAAAGTCATCAGGGAAATTCAAACCGACATGACTGAACTGCTTGCTAATTATTTTTCCAAGAATGGAATAGTAAAAGCTACCGTCAATCATAATTGGAAGGTCATCCAAACGTAA
- the gnd gene encoding decarboxylating NADP(+)-dependent phosphogluconate dehydrogenase, which produces MYNTIGVIGLGVMGSNIALNMANNGEKVSVYNYTRDLTDQLVQKLDGQSIHPFYEIENFVQSLETPRKIFLMVTAGAPIDSVIQALLPYLEAGDVIMDGGNSHYEDTERRYQDLKTRGIGYLGIGISGGEVGALTGPSIMPGGDQEVYDKVAPILTKIAAQVDGTPCCVYIGPKGSGHFVKMVHNGIEYADMQLITEAYSFLRDILLLSVDEIADIFETWNQGELKSYLIEITTEILRKRDDLTGLPLIDVILDKVGQKGTGKWTSIQAIDNGIATSIITESLFARYVSSLKEERVAAEEMLEGPSTLHLKRNKDIYIEYVRQALYMGKICAYAQGFNQYKATSELYDWNLPLEDIALIFRGGCIIRAEFLNVISEAYKENHHLSNLLVAPFFAEKVKKYQQGLRNIVCEGIQSGISFPCLSASLTYYDSYRTGRSHANLLQAQRDYFGAHTYERNDREGIFHTDWQ; this is translated from the coding sequence ATGTACAATACCATTGGTGTCATTGGATTAGGAGTCATGGGAAGCAATATCGCCTTAAACATGGCAAATAACGGTGAGAAAGTAAGCGTCTACAATTATACAAGGGACTTAACTGATCAGCTTGTTCAAAAACTAGATGGTCAGTCTATCCACCCTTTCTATGAAATTGAAAATTTTGTTCAATCGTTAGAAACGCCTAGAAAAATCTTTCTTATGGTCACTGCGGGTGCTCCGATTGATTCTGTGATTCAAGCCTTGCTTCCTTATCTTGAAGCAGGCGATGTTATCATGGATGGTGGAAACTCCCACTACGAAGATACCGAACGCAGATATCAGGACCTAAAAACTAGAGGTATTGGATACCTAGGAATTGGAATTTCTGGTGGAGAAGTTGGGGCATTAACAGGCCCCTCCATCATGCCAGGTGGAGACCAGGAAGTGTACGATAAGGTCGCACCAATTCTGACAAAGATTGCTGCACAGGTAGATGGAACTCCTTGCTGTGTATATATTGGACCAAAGGGTTCTGGTCATTTTGTAAAAATGGTCCATAATGGAATTGAGTATGCCGATATGCAACTTATTACCGAAGCGTATTCATTTTTAAGAGATATCCTGCTTTTATCTGTGGATGAAATTGCTGATATCTTTGAAACTTGGAATCAAGGAGAATTGAAGAGTTACTTAATCGAAATCACCACTGAGATTTTAAGAAAAAGAGATGATTTAACAGGACTCCCACTGATTGATGTGATTCTAGATAAGGTCGGTCAAAAAGGAACAGGTAAATGGACGAGTATTCAAGCGATTGACAATGGCATTGCTACCTCTATCATTACGGAATCCCTGTTTGCTCGTTATGTCTCTTCTTTAAAAGAAGAACGAGTGGCTGCCGAAGAAATGTTAGAAGGTCCATCCACTCTTCACTTGAAACGGAACAAGGATATCTATATTGAATATGTCCGTCAAGCCTTATATATGGGGAAGATTTGTGCATATGCTCAAGGCTTCAACCAGTATAAAGCGACTTCAGAGCTGTATGATTGGAATCTTCCATTAGAAGATATTGCACTTATTTTCCGGGGTGGCTGTATCATTCGAGCCGAGTTCCTGAACGTCATTAGTGAAGCTTATAAAGAAAATCATCATCTTTCTAACTTGCTTGTTGCTCCTTTCTTTGCTGAGAAAGTAAAGAAATACCAACAAGGATTAAGAAATATCGTTTGTGAGGGTATTCAATCAGGAATCTCCTTCCCTTGTTTAAGTGCTTCCCTCACCTACTATGATAGCTATCGAACCGGTCGTTCACATGCGAATCTCTTACAAGCCCAACGTGATTATTTTGGAGCACATACGTATGAGCGAAATGATCGGGAGGGAATTTTTCATACAGACTGGCAATAA
- a CDS encoding GntP family permease produces the protein MPLVIVGVGIIALLILIMGLKLNTFISLIIVSFGVALALGMPLDEIVTTIEAGLGGTLGHLALIFGLGAMLGKLIADSGGAQRIAMTLVNKFGEKNIQWAVVAASFIIGVALFFEVGLVLLIPIVFAISRQLKISILYLGIPMTAALSVTHGFLPPHPGPTVIAGEYGANIGEVLLYGFIIAIPTVILAGPVFTKIAKKLVPASFTKTGNIASLGEQKTFKLEDTPGFGISVFTALLPVILMSIATIITLLQKTMGFEDNSFLAMIRFIGNAGTSMLISLLFAVYTMGLARKIPIKNVMDSCTTAISHIGMMLLIIGGGGAFKQVLINGGVGDYVAELFKGTSLSPILLAWIIAAILRISLGSATVAALTTAGLVIPMLGQTDVNLALVVLATGAGSLIASHVNDAGFWMFKEYFGLSMKETFATWTLLETIISVAGLGFILLLSLFV, from the coding sequence ATGCCATTAGTTATCGTCGGAGTAGGAATTATTGCATTACTTATTTTGATCATGGGGTTAAAATTAAACACATTTATTTCATTAATCATCGTTTCATTCGGGGTTGCTTTAGCACTTGGTATGCCATTAGATGAAATCGTTACGACCATTGAGGCAGGTTTAGGTGGTACGCTCGGTCACTTAGCATTAATCTTTGGACTCGGTGCGATGTTAGGTAAATTGATTGCAGACTCTGGTGGCGCACAACGAATTGCGATGACCCTAGTAAACAAATTTGGTGAGAAAAATATTCAATGGGCTGTTGTAGCCGCTTCATTCATTATCGGTGTCGCTTTATTCTTTGAAGTAGGATTAGTTTTATTAATTCCGATTGTATTTGCGATTTCAAGACAATTAAAGATCTCTATTCTGTATCTTGGTATTCCAATGACAGCTGCTTTATCAGTAACACACGGGTTCTTACCTCCACATCCAGGACCAACCGTTATTGCTGGTGAGTATGGGGCAAATATTGGTGAAGTGTTACTTTATGGTTTCATTATTGCTATTCCAACCGTTATCTTAGCTGGACCAGTATTCACTAAGATTGCAAAGAAGTTAGTTCCAGCCTCATTTACAAAAACAGGTAATATTGCTTCATTAGGAGAACAAAAAACATTTAAGCTTGAGGACACACCTGGTTTTGGTATTAGTGTATTTACCGCTTTACTTCCAGTAATTTTAATGTCAATTGCTACAATTATCACTTTGCTTCAAAAAACAATGGGCTTTGAGGATAATAGTTTCCTAGCAATGATCCGCTTTATCGGTAATGCAGGTACTTCGATGTTAATTTCCTTATTATTTGCCGTGTATACCATGGGATTAGCTAGAAAAATCCCAATCAAAAACGTGATGGATTCTTGTACAACTGCTATCTCACACATTGGAATGATGCTATTAATCATTGGTGGAGGCGGTGCCTTCAAGCAAGTATTAATCAACGGTGGCGTAGGTGACTATGTAGCTGAATTGTTCAAGGGAACTTCTTTATCACCGATTTTACTAGCATGGATCATCGCAGCGATTCTACGTATCTCATTAGGATCTGCTACTGTAGCCGCACTAACAACAGCTGGATTAGTCATTCCAATGCTTGGTCAAACGGATGTAAACCTTGCATTAGTCGTACTAGCAACTGGTGCTGGTAGCTTAATTGCTTCTCACGTAAACGATGCGGGCTTCTGGATGTTTAAAGAGTATTTTGGTTTAAGTATGAAAGAAACATTTGCTACATGGACATTGCTAGAAACGATTATTTCTGTAGCTGGATTAGGATTTATTTTATTACTAAGCTTGTTTGTTTAA
- the gntK gene encoding gluconokinase has translation MTSYMLGVDIGTTSTKAVLFTEKGEVIQTENFGYPLYTPNISTAEQDPEEIFQAVLKAISNITKKNPQKNISFVSFSSAMHSVIAIDSNDQPLTACITWADNRSEAWTHKIKTELNGHEVYKRTGTPLHPMSPLSKMAWITNDRAEIATKAKKYIGIKEYVFKKLFDQYVVDYSLASAMGMMNLQTLDWDEEALSIAGVTRDQLSQLVPTTQVFSDIHPDFAKQMGLDTKTPFVIGASDGVLSNLGVNAIRKGEIAVTIGTSGAIRTIIEKPQTDEKGRIFCYALTENHWVIGGPVNNGGMILRWIRDEFASSEIETAKRLGIDPYEVLTKIAERVRPGADGLLFHPYLAGERAPLWNPDVRGSFFGLTLSHKKEHMIRAALEGVIYNLYTVFLALMECMEGPVTRIQATGGFARSNVWRQMMSDIFESELVVPESYESSCLGACILGLLATGKIESFEIASEMIGSTYKHTPNEEAVKEYRQLLPIFINLSRVLENEYKQIANYQRGLIQK, from the coding sequence ATGACTAGCTATATGTTAGGTGTAGACATAGGAACAACCAGTACGAAAGCTGTTCTTTTTACTGAAAAAGGTGAAGTAATTCAAACAGAGAATTTTGGCTACCCTCTCTACACACCCAATATTTCAACAGCAGAACAAGATCCAGAAGAAATTTTCCAAGCAGTTTTGAAAGCCATTTCAAACATCACAAAGAAAAACCCACAAAAAAATATATCGTTTGTTTCATTCAGCAGTGCGATGCATAGCGTGATTGCTATCGATTCAAATGACCAGCCTCTTACGGCATGTATCACATGGGCGGATAATCGAAGTGAAGCATGGACGCATAAGATTAAAACCGAACTGAATGGTCATGAAGTGTATAAACGCACAGGAACACCTCTTCATCCGATGTCACCATTAAGTAAAATGGCTTGGATCACGAATGATCGCGCTGAAATTGCTACAAAAGCAAAGAAATACATCGGGATAAAAGAATATGTTTTCAAAAAGCTATTTGACCAGTATGTGGTTGATTATTCCCTCGCCTCTGCCATGGGCATGATGAATCTTCAGACCCTGGATTGGGATGAGGAGGCTTTATCGATTGCAGGTGTAACGAGAGATCAACTGTCACAATTGGTCCCAACCACACAAGTTTTCAGCGACATTCATCCTGACTTTGCAAAGCAAATGGGGCTAGATACCAAAACTCCTTTTGTCATAGGGGCCAGTGATGGGGTACTTTCCAATCTTGGAGTGAATGCCATTCGCAAAGGTGAAATCGCTGTCACGATTGGTACAAGTGGTGCCATTCGAACGATTATTGAGAAGCCACAGACCGACGAAAAAGGACGAATTTTCTGCTACGCACTAACAGAAAATCACTGGGTTATTGGTGGGCCAGTAAATAATGGTGGAATGATTCTTCGCTGGATTCGTGATGAATTTGCTTCTTCAGAAATTGAAACAGCCAAAAGACTAGGAATTGATCCATACGAAGTATTAACGAAGATTGCGGAACGCGTCAGACCAGGTGCTGACGGCTTGCTTTTCCATCCTTACCTAGCAGGTGAGCGGGCACCACTTTGGAATCCAGATGTTCGTGGATCCTTCTTTGGCTTAACACTCTCACATAAAAAGGAGCATATGATTCGTGCAGCTCTAGAGGGCGTCATCTACAACTTATACACGGTTTTTCTAGCTCTAATGGAATGTATGGAGGGTCCTGTTACTCGTATTCAAGCAACGGGAGGATTTGCTAGATCAAATGTATGGCGTCAAATGATGTCTGATATTTTCGAATCTGAATTAGTCGTTCCAGAAAGCTATGAAAGTTCATGCTTAGGAGCCTGTATTTTAGGCTTACTTGCAACAGGAAAAATTGAGTCATTTGAAATTGCTTCTGAAATGATTGGCAGCACTTACAAACACACACCGAATGAAGAGGCGGTAAAAGAATATAGACAGCTATTGCCGATTTTCATTAACTTATCAAGAGTGCTGGAAAATGAATATAAACAAATTGCCAATTATCAAAGAGGCTTAATACAAAAATAA
- a CDS encoding FCD domain-containing protein: MTTSNKFLYPSKWLSKASAGDRVTCELRMRIISGLIESGAIISENKLAADFAVSRSPVREALKVLASENIIRLERMGAVVIGLTEKEIEEIYDVRLLIETFVFERLVKMDVTELVKELSKILEMMKVAIKYQDADEFSYQDLLFHETIIRSINHSYMLMIWNNLRPVMESLILLSMRARFQEKYEDFDRIIKNHELYIEAIQTKERTLMVQSLHQNFDDVQGKVDDLWMSQQMLSKGVEKEND; encoded by the coding sequence ATGACCACATCTAACAAATTTTTATATCCATCAAAATGGCTCTCCAAGGCTTCAGCTGGCGATCGCGTGACATGCGAGCTTAGAATGCGAATTATTTCTGGTTTGATTGAAAGCGGTGCCATTATTTCCGAAAATAAATTAGCTGCAGATTTTGCTGTGAGTCGTTCACCTGTTCGTGAAGCATTAAAAGTACTTGCATCAGAAAACATCATCCGACTAGAACGAATGGGTGCTGTTGTCATTGGATTAACTGAAAAAGAAATCGAAGAAATATATGATGTTCGTTTACTTATTGAAACGTTCGTGTTTGAACGATTAGTAAAAATGGATGTGACTGAATTAGTAAAGGAACTTAGCAAGATCCTCGAAATGATGAAAGTCGCGATTAAGTATCAAGATGCAGATGAGTTCTCTTATCAGGATCTCCTATTCCATGAAACCATTATTCGTTCCATCAACCATTCGTACATGCTAATGATATGGAACAATTTAAGACCCGTCATGGAAAGCCTCATTCTTTTATCGATGAGAGCGCGTTTCCAGGAAAAATACGAAGACTTTGATCGAATTATAAAAAACCATGAATTATATATTGAAGCCATTCAAACGAAGGAAAGAACCCTCATGGTTCAATCGTTACATCAAAATTTTGATGATGTTCAAGGAAAAGTAGATGATCTCTGGATGTCACAACAAATGCTTTCTAAAGGAGTAGAGAAGGAAAATGACTAG
- a CDS encoding nuclease-related domain-containing protein — protein MFLKCRTESDELLTLRSLNTRMELTEKAKFHYSILEKGFAGEMKFDQLIKNLQEERYVLSDLLLEINNSYFQIDSVIITQASIYLLDIKNFQGDYYLESDKLYSVTSKREYKNPVIQLKRSSTLFRQLLQFLKLNYLIESSVIFINPEFTLYQAPMDQPLILPTQVDRFLKDLNRTPSKLNDGHKHLAQKLLSLHQPKNPFTTLPKYDYNQLQKGIYCKTCFSFFLSVKHQDYVCEKCGELEKINLGVLRNVQEYKLLFPEQKITTQAIYDWCKVDLSKKTISRILIKNYSSCGKTKDTYYL, from the coding sequence ATGTTTCTGAAATGTCGAACCGAATCAGATGAGTTACTTACTTTACGATCATTAAACACACGTATGGAGTTAACAGAGAAGGCAAAGTTTCATTATTCTATTCTTGAAAAGGGATTTGCGGGAGAGATGAAATTTGACCAACTAATAAAAAATCTCCAAGAAGAAAGGTATGTATTAAGTGACCTGCTGCTTGAAATCAATAACTCCTATTTTCAAATTGACTCAGTTATTATTACCCAGGCATCTATTTACCTGTTGGATATAAAAAATTTTCAAGGCGATTATTACCTAGAATCGGACAAGCTTTACTCAGTAACTTCTAAACGGGAATATAAAAATCCTGTAATTCAGTTAAAAAGAAGTTCTACTCTCTTCCGCCAATTGCTTCAATTCCTCAAACTAAACTACCTTATTGAATCCTCTGTGATCTTTATTAACCCTGAGTTCACCTTGTATCAAGCCCCAATGGATCAGCCTCTTATTTTACCCACTCAAGTTGATCGCTTTTTAAAAGATTTAAATCGAACTCCATCAAAGTTAAATGATGGACATAAGCATCTGGCTCAAAAATTACTCTCACTTCATCAACCGAAAAACCCATTCACCACTTTACCAAAATATGACTACAATCAATTACAAAAAGGAATATATTGTAAAACTTGTTTCTCTTTTTTCTTATCCGTCAAACACCAAGATTATGTATGTGAAAAGTGTGGAGAACTAGAAAAAATTAATCTAGGTGTTTTAAGGAACGTGCAAGAATATAAACTTCTATTTCCTGAACAAAAAATTACGACTCAAGCCATTTATGATTGGTGCAAAGTTGATTTAAGTAAGAAAACCATTTCAAGGATATTAATAAAGAATTATAGCTCTTGTGGAAAAACTAAAGATACTTATTATCTATGA
- a CDS encoding choice-of-anchor I family protein, with product MLKSKAILGLAMVGGVLVGTLQLSGTPVLAKNETPILHTESINGKLSYIGNYQTGMSNKDGGIAEIVKYNKDNQKMYLVNGAAQSVDIVSIANMTSNNKTEFKIDTRLDIAAMGQAHGFTSGDITSIDINTSEKIIAIAVQGVTYQDNGSIVILNYDGKYIKHFEAGVQPDMVTFSHDFKYLLSANEGEPREGYSAAGVMDPKGSITIIDIKKGVNKATAQTIGFDKFDSQEARATLVENGVLLKPDAAPSVDLEPEYISVSDNSRYAYVSLQEANSVATIDLKTQEIISVKGLGFKDHNVEENALDALKDGQVNLTTQNLYGTYMPDGIDSQKIGGKRYLFTANEGDGREWGEYEDTGSYTFPGTSFKIDTILNTERDGLEADKTYIYGSRSFSIWDADTMEQVYDSGSDFERITGELYPEAFNSSNNKTELDSRSGKKGPEPEDIKVMKVNGKTFAFIGLERTGGIMMYDVTNVQKVKFHDYVNLRDFSGTDVSSSGDLAPEGLCLVEAKNSPTGKPLMLVANEVSGNVRVFEINGR from the coding sequence ATGTTAAAGTCAAAAGCAATTCTTGGGTTGGCAATGGTAGGTGGGGTATTAGTAGGAACACTACAGTTAAGTGGTACACCTGTGCTGGCAAAAAATGAGACACCAATACTTCACACAGAAAGTATCAACGGGAAGCTGAGCTATATCGGAAACTACCAGACCGGAATGAGCAACAAAGATGGTGGAATTGCCGAAATCGTAAAATACAACAAAGACAATCAAAAAATGTATCTCGTAAACGGTGCAGCACAATCAGTAGATATCGTTAGCATAGCGAATATGACATCCAACAATAAAACAGAATTCAAGATCGATACTCGCCTTGATATTGCTGCGATGGGACAGGCACATGGATTTACGAGCGGTGATATAACTAGTATTGATATCAATACAAGCGAAAAAATAATCGCGATCGCTGTACAAGGGGTGACGTACCAGGATAATGGAAGTATTGTCATATTGAATTATGACGGAAAGTACATAAAACATTTCGAAGCGGGCGTACAGCCAGACATGGTTACTTTTTCTCATGACTTTAAATACTTATTGTCTGCCAATGAAGGGGAGCCGCGGGAAGGGTACTCGGCAGCAGGAGTAATGGATCCAAAAGGTTCCATTACCATTATTGATATAAAAAAGGGTGTAAACAAAGCAACAGCTCAAACAATTGGTTTTGACAAGTTTGACTCCCAAGAGGCAAGAGCTACGCTTGTGGAAAATGGGGTATTATTGAAGCCTGATGCGGCCCCTTCTGTTGACTTAGAGCCTGAGTACATATCTGTTTCTGATAACAGTCGTTACGCATATGTATCTCTTCAGGAAGCTAATTCGGTAGCGACCATCGATTTAAAAACTCAAGAGATTATAAGTGTGAAAGGGCTTGGGTTTAAGGATCATAATGTAGAAGAAAACGCTCTTGATGCATTAAAGGATGGCCAAGTTAACCTCACCACCCAAAATTTATATGGCACCTACATGCCTGATGGAATTGACTCGCAAAAAATCGGTGGCAAGCGGTATCTCTTTACGGCAAACGAAGGCGATGGAAGAGAATGGGGGGAGTATGAGGATACAGGGTCTTATACATTCCCTGGCACCTCTTTTAAAATCGATACCATATTGAATACGGAAAGAGACGGACTTGAGGCTGATAAAACGTATATTTATGGTAGCCGTTCTTTTTCCATTTGGGATGCAGACACGATGGAGCAAGTCTATGATAGTGGAAGTGATTTTGAAAGAATAACAGGTGAGCTTTATCCTGAAGCCTTTAATTCGTCCAATAATAAAACAGAACTAGATTCTCGTAGTGGCAAAAAAGGGCCAGAGCCAGAAGATATAAAAGTGATGAAGGTAAATGGCAAAACATTCGCCTTTATCGGATTAGAAAGAACGGGCGGCATCATGATGTATGATGTCACAAATGTGCAAAAGGTAAAGTTTCATGACTATGTGAACTTAAGAGATTTCTCAGGTACAGATGTATCATCAAGTGGTGATCTCGCACCAGAAGGGCTCTGCTTGGTAGAAGCAAAGAATAGCCCAACTGGGAAGCCATTAATGCTCGTGGCGAACGAAGTATCTGGTAATGTAAGGGTTTTTGAAATCAATGGAAGATAA